Below is a genomic region from Spongiibacter nanhainus.
GCTGTGCAGGGTATTGGTCCAGTCGCCGGCGTAGACGTTGGCAGTCTCTTCGATAATAATCTGCTCAAAGCGGAAGTCTTCGTCGCCCATGCCGCCGTATTTTTCTTCCGGCCACACCATCAAAAAGCCCATTTCACCGGCTTTGGTATAGATCTCGCGATCGACAATGCCCTGCTCTCTCCAACGCTCGACATTGGGAGCCACTTCTTTTTCCAGGAACTTGCGGTAGGCGTCCCGGAACATGATTTGGTCTTCGGTAAAATTGCGTGGCAGCATGGCTGCACCTCTCTAATATTCTATAAATCTGTCAGTGAGACTTGGCCCGCTCTTTGGCTACCATTGAGCACTGTTGCAAAGAGCCAGAGTCGGTTCGTGTTAGCTTGTAATAGTGGTTTGGGCAGGAGGTCGGCAAGGCCGCCTCCTGCCTCAGGGCTTACATGAACAGCTCGCCCTTTTCCGCTTTGTCCAACAGCATCTGAGTTGGAGTAAAGCGCTCGCCGTATTTCTCTGTCAGCTCTTGCAGGCGTTCGGCAAAGGCCTTCACGCCGTAGGTGTTGATGAACTGGAAGACACCGCCGGTGTGGGGCGGGAAGCCTATACCCATGACCGAACCGATATTGGAATCGGCGACGTTGTTCATCACGCCCTCTTCAAAGCAGCGCAGCGACTCAATGATCTGGCGGAACAACAGACGGTCTTTAATATCCTGCACCGGCAGGCTGACGTCTTTGTTGTAATACCAGTTGTACACTTCCGGCCAGATATACTTTTCGCCATCTTTCGGGTACTCGTAGTAACCACCACCGTGGAAGCGACCAGCCCGGTCGTTTTCCATCATCTTCTTGGCCAAGCGGTAGCCGGCATTGTCCTTGGCAAACTCGTGGCCCAGGCGCTCGTCCAATTCTTTGTTGGTTTCATTGGCCTTTACGGTCAGCTGCTGGCTGACTTCGTCCTGCACCGCCAGAGGACCCACCGGCATGCCAATCGCGCGACCGAGGTTTTCAATCACGATCGGGTCCAGGCCTTCTTCGATCAGCAGGCCGCCTTCATCGATGTAGGTAGAGAACACCCGCGAGGTAAAGAAGCCGCGAGAGTCATTAACCACGATGGGCGTCTTCTTGATTTGCTGGGAGTAGTCGAATGCCCGAGCCAATGTCTCGTCGGAGGTTTTCTCACCGACAATGATTTCCACCAGCGGCATTTTGTCCACCGGCGAGAAGAAGTGAATACCGATAAAGTTCTCGGGCTTCACTGAGGGCTCTGCCAGCAGGGTGATGGGCAGCGTCGAGGTGTTTGACCCCCACACGCCGTTTTCTGCCAGTTTGGGTTCCAGCTCTTTGGTGATGTTGTGCTTGAGATCGACGTTCTCGAATACCGCTTCGATGATCAGGTCGCAACCTTCCAGCGCATCGGCGTCGGCAGTGGCGTTGATCAGGCCCAGTACGCCGGCAGCCTTCTCTTCGGTCATGCGGCCTTTTTCAATACGCTTCTTCAGCAGGCCTTCCGTGTAGGCTTTACCTTTGTCGGCAGCGTCCTGGCTGATGTCCTTGAGGACCACTTCGATGCCTGCCATGGCGGAAACATAGGCAATGCCCTGCCCCATCATGCCGGCACCCAGTACGCCCACCTTTTTGACTTTGGACTTCTCGATGCCCTTGGGACGACTGCCACCGCCGTTGACCTGGTTCATTTGCAGGAAGAAGGTCATCAGGTTTTTGGCCGTAGGCTCAGTCAGCAAGCTGGCAAAGGCACGGGTTTCCATGATTTGCGCGGTGTCGAAATCAACGCGCAGCGCAGAGCTCACCACGTCCAGAATTTTGACTGCAGCGGGAATCAGGCCGCGAGTCTTCTGGAACAACATGGGGTTGGCGCCCTGGATCAGCTGAGAGATATTGGGACGGGTAATGTTGCCGCCGGGGATTTTGTAACCTTTCACATCCCAGGGGTTGCAGGCTTCCGGGTTGGCTTTGATCCAGGCCTTGGCTTTCGCCATCATGTCGTCGGCGTCGGTAGCCAGTTCTTCGACCAGCTCGCTTTTCAGGGCTTTCTGAGCATTGAAGCGAGTGCCTTCCAGCAACGGCATCACCGCGCGCTCGGCGCCCAGCTTGTTCACCAGGCGAACAATACCGCCACCGCCAGGCAACAGACCCAGGCTCACTTCGGGCAGACCAACCTGAACCGCTTTGCTGTCCAGCGCTACGCGGTGGTGACAGGCCAAGCAGATTTCGTAGCCGCCACCCAGCGCCGCGCCATTAATGGCGGCGACGACCGGCTTGCCGAGCTTTTCCAGACGGCGAATTTGGCTTTTGATTAACAAGTTCATATCGAACATGTTTTGCACATCTTCTTTGGTTTCGATGGTGAGCATGCTTTTGATGTCGCCACCGGCAAAGAACGTGCTCTTGGCCGAAGTCAGCACCACACCAGCGATGCTGTCTTTTTCCGCTTCCAGGCGATCAACCGTCTCACCCATCAGCTTTACGTACTCTTCGTTCATCGCGTTAACCGGACCGGTCATGTCCATGGTCACGGTGACGATGTTGTCGGCGTCTTTCTCGTAGTTAAATGTTCCAGTCATGGGATTACCTATTCGTCAAATTCAGTGGACTGTGTTCAGTTAAGCGATGGCTTACACGCGCTCGATGATGGTCGCGATACCCATACCGCCACCCACGCAGAGCGTGACCAGACCGGTTTTCAGGTCGCGGCGCTCCAGCTCATCCAGAATGGTGCCGATCAGCATACCGCC
It encodes:
- a CDS encoding 3-hydroxyacyl-CoA dehydrogenase NAD-binding domain-containing protein; the encoded protein is MTGTFNYEKDADNIVTVTMDMTGPVNAMNEEYVKLMGETVDRLEAEKDSIAGVVLTSAKSTFFAGGDIKSMLTIETKEDVQNMFDMNLLIKSQIRRLEKLGKPVVAAINGAALGGGYEICLACHHRVALDSKAVQVGLPEVSLGLLPGGGGIVRLVNKLGAERAVMPLLEGTRFNAQKALKSELVEELATDADDMMAKAKAWIKANPEACNPWDVKGYKIPGGNITRPNISQLIQGANPMLFQKTRGLIPAAVKILDVVSSALRVDFDTAQIMETRAFASLLTEPTAKNLMTFFLQMNQVNGGGSRPKGIEKSKVKKVGVLGAGMMGQGIAYVSAMAGIEVVLKDISQDAADKGKAYTEGLLKKRIEKGRMTEEKAAGVLGLINATADADALEGCDLIIEAVFENVDLKHNITKELEPKLAENGVWGSNTSTLPITLLAEPSVKPENFIGIHFFSPVDKMPLVEIIVGEKTSDETLARAFDYSQQIKKTPIVVNDSRGFFTSRVFSTYIDEGGLLIEEGLDPIVIENLGRAIGMPVGPLAVQDEVSQQLTVKANETNKELDERLGHEFAKDNAGYRLAKKMMENDRAGRFHGGGYYEYPKDGEKYIWPEVYNWYYNKDVSLPVQDIKDRLLFRQIIESLRCFEEGVMNNVADSNIGSVMGIGFPPHTGGVFQFINTYGVKAFAERLQELTEKYGERFTPTQMLLDKAEKGELFM